Proteins co-encoded in one Cupriavidus nantongensis genomic window:
- a CDS encoding flavin-containing monooxygenase, whose amino-acid sequence MRDASSDDAVLDVLIVGAGLSGIGAARQLQRRCPGKRYAILEARDAIGGTWDLFRYPGIRSDSDMYTLGYRFKPWRGARAIADGPSIRAYIRETATEAGITRQIRFGHRVVSAAWDSADACWTVEADRSADGSRVRLRARLLYVCAGYYSYAEGHRPAFDGEDRFRGRIVHPQFWDESLDYAGKRVVVIGSGATAVTLVPAMAGRAAHVTMLQRSPTYIVSRPGEDAIARTLRRVLPERLAYTATRWKNVLLGMTFFQLARRRPERVKARLVGMAAAQLPAGFDVATHFTPRYKPWDQRLCLVPDGDLFRALRDGRASVVTDTIRRFTEHGIELASGKSLDADIVVTATGLKLNMLGDIALTVDGQLRRPADCLAYKGMMLSDVPNLVLAFGYTNASWTLKADLTAEYVCRLLRHMDRHGHRIAVPRAPAAVQPTPFLDFTSGYVQRAAGVLPRQGDRKPWRVHQNYLKDLLTIRHGRIADGVLQFGAPLPLREPRNAHEATGANTVAAVAASEVQP is encoded by the coding sequence ATGCGCGATGCCAGTTCCGATGACGCAGTTCTCGATGTGCTGATCGTGGGCGCCGGCCTGTCCGGCATCGGCGCGGCGCGCCAGCTGCAACGGCGCTGCCCCGGCAAGCGCTACGCCATCCTCGAGGCGCGCGACGCCATCGGCGGCACCTGGGACCTGTTCCGCTACCCCGGCATCCGCTCGGACTCGGACATGTACACGCTGGGCTACCGCTTCAAGCCCTGGCGCGGCGCCAGGGCCATCGCCGACGGTCCGTCGATCCGCGCCTATATCCGCGAGACCGCCACGGAAGCCGGCATCACGCGCCAGATCCGCTTCGGCCACCGCGTGGTCAGTGCGGCGTGGGACAGCGCCGACGCATGCTGGACCGTCGAAGCCGACCGCAGCGCCGACGGCAGCCGGGTGCGGCTGCGCGCGCGCCTGCTCTATGTCTGCGCCGGCTACTACAGCTATGCCGAGGGGCATCGTCCCGCGTTCGACGGCGAGGACCGTTTTCGCGGCCGCATCGTGCATCCGCAGTTCTGGGACGAGTCGCTGGACTACGCCGGCAAGCGCGTGGTGGTGATCGGCAGCGGCGCCACCGCGGTCACGCTGGTGCCGGCGATGGCCGGCCGCGCGGCGCACGTGACCATGCTGCAGCGCTCGCCCACCTATATCGTGTCGCGCCCCGGCGAAGACGCCATTGCGCGCACCCTGCGGCGCGTGCTGCCGGAGCGGCTGGCCTACACCGCCACGCGCTGGAAGAACGTGCTGCTCGGCATGACCTTCTTCCAGCTGGCGCGGCGCCGGCCGGAACGCGTCAAGGCGCGCCTGGTCGGCATGGCCGCCGCGCAGCTGCCGGCGGGCTTCGACGTGGCGACGCATTTCACGCCGCGCTACAAGCCCTGGGACCAGCGTCTGTGCCTGGTGCCCGACGGCGACCTGTTCCGCGCGCTGCGCGACGGCCGCGCCTCGGTGGTGACCGACACCATCAGGCGCTTCACCGAACACGGCATCGAGCTGGCCAGCGGCAAGTCGCTCGACGCGGACATCGTGGTGACAGCCACCGGGCTGAAGCTGAACATGCTGGGCGACATTGCGCTCACCGTCGATGGCCAGCTGCGCCGCCCCGCCGACTGCCTGGCCTACAAGGGCATGATGCTCAGCGACGTGCCCAACCTGGTGCTGGCGTTCGGCTACACCAACGCCTCGTGGACGCTCAAGGCCGACCTGACCGCCGAATACGTCTGCCGCCTGCTGCGCCACATGGACCGCCATGGCCATCGCATCGCGGTGCCGCGCGCGCCCGCCGCGGTGCAGCCGACGCCGTTCCTCGATTTCACCTCGGGCTATGTGCAGCGCGCCGCCGGCGTGCTGCCGCGCCAGGGCGACCGCAAGCCGTGGCGCGTGCACCAGAACTACCTGAAAGACCTACTGACGATACGGCACGGACGCATCGCCGATGGCGTGCTGCAGTTCG
- a CDS encoding TetR/AcrR family transcriptional regulator, with the protein MARMTPELTPARRYRGAEAEERRAQRRAQLIAAAVQVYGERGYQNATVKAVCEAAGLTERYFYESFANSEALLLASFQTVTQRLLHTLAQAGEAAGNDGAQRALAMLRAYFGALQREPRSARVFLVEIRGVSKLVDGALADSLDEFGGLLAQALLPPGRERDPLLTAGVAGGVVHLAVRWIRHGYSPDVDVVARTALQLALVLAHPSDPAPDPAPDLAAATAAAPGFSP; encoded by the coding sequence ATGGCGCGCATGACCCCCGAGCTGACCCCCGCGCGCCGCTATCGTGGCGCCGAAGCCGAAGAGCGCCGTGCCCAGCGCCGCGCGCAACTGATTGCCGCGGCCGTGCAGGTCTACGGCGAGCGCGGTTACCAGAACGCCACCGTCAAGGCAGTGTGCGAGGCCGCGGGCCTGACCGAGCGCTATTTCTACGAGTCATTCGCCAACAGCGAGGCCTTGCTGCTGGCATCGTTTCAAACGGTGACGCAGCGCCTGCTGCACACCCTGGCGCAGGCGGGCGAGGCCGCCGGCAACGACGGCGCGCAACGGGCGCTGGCGATGCTGCGCGCCTACTTCGGCGCGCTGCAGCGCGAACCGCGCTCGGCGCGGGTGTTCCTGGTGGAAATCCGCGGCGTCAGCAAGCTGGTCGACGGCGCGCTGGCCGATTCGCTGGATGAATTCGGCGGGTTGCTGGCGCAGGCGCTGCTGCCGCCGGGACGCGAGCGCGATCCGCTGCTGACGGCGGGCGTCGCGGGCGGCGTGGTCCACCTTGCGGTGCGCTGGATCCGCCACGGCTACAGCCCCGATGTCGACGTGGTCGCGCGCACCGCGCTGCAACTGGCGCTGGTGCTGGCGCATCCGTCCGACCCGGCGCCCGACCCGGCACCTGACCTGGCAGCGGCTACAGCTGCGGCGCCGGGGTTTTCTCCCTGA
- the nth gene encoding endonuclease III has translation MNAAKCRAIFETLREVNPAPTTELEYSSPFELLIAVLLSAQATDVGVNKATRRLFPVAHTPQQMLELGEAGLSEYIKTIGLYKTKARHVIETCRILVERHGGKVPAEREALEALPGVGRKTANVVLNTAFGQPTIAVDTHIFRVSNRTGLAPGKNVDIVEQKLLKCVPHEFLHDAHHWLILHGRYVCKARKPECWHCAIETLCEFREKTPAPQL, from the coding sequence ATGAACGCTGCCAAGTGCCGTGCCATCTTCGAGACGCTGCGCGAAGTCAATCCGGCCCCGACCACGGAACTGGAGTACAGCTCGCCGTTCGAGCTGCTGATCGCCGTGCTGCTGTCGGCGCAGGCCACCGACGTGGGCGTGAACAAGGCCACGCGCCGGCTGTTCCCGGTCGCGCATACCCCGCAGCAGATGCTGGAACTGGGCGAAGCCGGGCTGAGCGAATACATCAAGACCATCGGCCTTTACAAGACCAAGGCCAGGCATGTGATCGAGACCTGCCGCATCCTGGTCGAGCGCCATGGCGGCAAGGTGCCGGCGGAGCGCGAAGCGCTGGAGGCGCTGCCGGGCGTGGGCCGCAAGACCGCCAACGTGGTGCTCAATACCGCGTTCGGCCAGCCCACCATCGCGGTCGACACGCATATCTTTCGCGTCTCCAACCGCACCGGCCTGGCGCCGGGCAAGAACGTCGACATCGTCGAGCAGAAGCTGCTCAAGTGCGTGCCGCATGAGTTCCTGCACGACGCCCATCACTGGCTGATCCTGCACGGCCGCTACGTGTGCAAGGCGCGCAAGCCGGAATGCTGGCACTGCGCGATTGAAACGCTGTGCGAGTTCAGGGAGAAAACCCCGGCGCCGCAGCTGTAG
- the rsxB gene encoding electron transport complex subunit RsxB has product MNPAVKSLADRLEALLPQTQCTKCGFSGCRPYAEAMASGAAACNRCPPGGAQGIARLAALLGTEPLPLDPERGSEQPRALARIDESLCIGCTLCIQACPVDAIAGAAKQMHTVIPELCTGCDLCVPPCPVDCIDMVPVTGTRTGWDAWSQTQADAAQARYLARNARLVREREENDARLAAKAAAKLAAVQAEAPENDAERAAQERKRAIIQAAIERARQKQQAARPRNTDNVSAAVQAQIDAAEARRARAGLTPQADPDTAQDPAIDPKKAS; this is encoded by the coding sequence GTGAATCCCGCCGTCAAGTCCCTCGCTGACCGTCTCGAGGCGCTGCTGCCGCAGACCCAGTGCACCAAGTGCGGCTTCAGCGGCTGCCGCCCTTATGCCGAGGCCATGGCCAGCGGCGCGGCCGCCTGCAACCGTTGTCCGCCCGGCGGCGCGCAGGGCATCGCGCGCCTGGCCGCGCTGCTCGGCACCGAACCGCTGCCGCTCGACCCGGAGCGCGGCAGCGAGCAGCCGCGCGCGCTCGCCCGCATCGACGAGAGCCTGTGCATCGGCTGCACGCTCTGCATCCAGGCCTGCCCGGTCGACGCCATCGCCGGCGCCGCCAAGCAGATGCATACCGTGATCCCCGAGCTGTGCACCGGCTGCGACCTGTGCGTGCCGCCCTGCCCGGTCGACTGCATCGACATGGTCCCCGTCACCGGCACGCGCACCGGCTGGGACGCGTGGTCGCAGACGCAGGCCGATGCCGCGCAGGCGCGCTACCTGGCGCGCAACGCGCGGCTGGTGCGCGAGCGCGAGGAAAACGATGCGCGCCTGGCCGCCAAGGCCGCCGCCAAGCTCGCCGCGGTCCAGGCCGAGGCACCGGAGAACGACGCCGAGCGCGCCGCGCAGGAACGCAAGCGCGCCATCATCCAGGCCGCGATCGAACGCGCGCGGCAGAAGCAGCAGGCCGCACGGCCGCGCAATACCGACAACGTGTCGGCCGCGGTGCAGGCGCAGATCGACGCCGCCGAAGCGCGCCGCGCGCGCGCCGGGCTGACGCCGCAGGCCGATCCCGATACCGCGCAGGACCCGGCCATCGACCCGAAAAAAGCATCATGA
- a CDS encoding TetR family transcriptional regulator: MSTEPKTKRDPEGTRRRILAAATEEFAKGGLAGARVDQIARRAETNERMLYYYYGSKEGLFLAVLEKQYANFRAAEEQLHLVDEDPVEGVRTLARFVWDWYYEHPEFIRLVNSENLHEARHLKKSSQLQQLINPVVDVLADVIRRGQQQGLFRDQIDVPQFYLTISALGYYVLSNRYTISAVIGRDVASQQEHERFAELHIDMLLSYLKKP; the protein is encoded by the coding sequence ATGTCAACAGAGCCCAAGACCAAACGCGACCCGGAAGGGACGCGCCGACGCATCCTCGCTGCGGCCACCGAGGAATTCGCCAAGGGTGGTCTGGCCGGCGCCCGCGTCGACCAGATTGCCCGGCGCGCGGAAACCAACGAGCGCATGCTGTATTACTACTACGGCAGCAAGGAGGGCCTGTTCCTGGCGGTGCTGGAGAAGCAATACGCCAACTTCCGCGCCGCCGAAGAGCAGCTGCACCTGGTCGACGAAGACCCGGTCGAGGGCGTGCGCACGCTGGCCCGCTTCGTCTGGGACTGGTACTACGAGCACCCCGAGTTCATCCGCCTGGTCAACAGCGAGAACCTGCACGAGGCGCGGCACCTGAAGAAGTCGTCGCAACTGCAGCAGCTGATCAACCCGGTGGTCGACGTGCTCGCCGACGTGATCCGGCGCGGCCAGCAGCAGGGACTGTTCCGCGACCAGATCGACGTGCCGCAGTTCTACCTGACGATTTCCGCGCTGGGCTACTACGTGCTGTCGAACCGCTACACCATCAGCGCCGTGATCGGCCGCGACGTGGCGTCGCAGCAGGAGCACGAGCGCTTTGCCGAACTGCACATCGACATGCTGCTGAGCTACCTGAAGAAGCCTTGA
- a CDS encoding polyhydroxyalkanoate depolymerase: MLYQLHEFQRSILHPLTAWAQATAKTFTNPLSPMSLVPGAPRLAAGYELLYRLGKEYEKPAFDIKSVRSNGRDIPIVEQTVLEKPFCKLLRFKRYADDPETIKLLKDEPVVLVAAPLSGHHATLLRDTVRTLLQDHKVYVTDWIDARMVPVEEGAFHLSDYIYYIQEFIRHIGAENLHVISVCQPTVPVLAAISLMASAGEKTPRTMTMMGGPIDARKSPTAVNSLATNKSYEWFENNVIYTVPANYPGHGRRVYPGFLQHAGFVAMNPDRHLSSHYDYYLSLVEGDADDAEAHVRFYDEYNAVLDMAAEYYLDTIREVFQEFRLANGTWAIDGKPVRPQDIKGTALMTIEGELDDISGAGQTAAAHDLCAGIPKNRKQHLNAERCGHYGIFSGRRWREDIYPQLRDFIRKYHQAPVAVASK, from the coding sequence ATGCTCTATCAATTGCATGAGTTCCAGCGCTCGATCCTGCACCCGCTGACCGCGTGGGCCCAGGCGACCGCCAAGACCTTCACCAACCCCCTCAGCCCGATGTCGCTGGTACCTGGCGCACCCCGCCTGGCCGCCGGCTACGAACTGCTGTACCGGCTCGGCAAGGAATACGAAAAACCGGCGTTCGATATCAAGTCGGTGCGCTCCAACGGGCGCGACATCCCCATCGTCGAGCAGACCGTGCTGGAAAAGCCCTTCTGCAAGCTGCTGCGCTTCAAGCGCTATGCCGACGACCCCGAGACCATCAAGCTGCTCAAGGACGAGCCGGTGGTGCTGGTGGCCGCGCCGCTGTCGGGCCACCACGCCACGCTGCTGCGCGACACCGTGCGCACGCTGCTGCAGGACCACAAGGTCTACGTCACCGACTGGATCGACGCGCGCATGGTGCCGGTCGAGGAAGGCGCCTTCCACCTGTCGGACTACATTTACTACATCCAGGAATTCATCCGCCATATCGGCGCCGAGAATCTGCACGTGATCTCGGTGTGCCAGCCCACGGTACCGGTGCTGGCGGCGATTTCGCTGATGGCGTCGGCGGGCGAGAAGACGCCGCGCACCATGACCATGATGGGCGGCCCGATCGACGCGCGCAAAAGCCCGACCGCGGTCAACTCGCTGGCGACCAACAAGTCCTACGAGTGGTTCGAGAACAACGTCATCTACACCGTGCCGGCCAACTACCCCGGCCACGGCCGCCGCGTCTACCCGGGCTTTTTGCAGCATGCCGGCTTTGTCGCGATGAACCCGGACCGGCACCTGTCGTCGCACTATGACTACTACCTGAGCCTGGTCGAGGGCGATGCCGACGACGCCGAGGCGCACGTGCGCTTCTACGACGAATACAACGCGGTGCTCGACATGGCCGCCGAGTACTACCTCGACACCATCCGCGAGGTGTTCCAGGAATTCCGCCTGGCCAACGGCACCTGGGCCATCGACGGCAAGCCGGTGCGTCCGCAGGACATCAAGGGCACCGCGCTGATGACGATCGAGGGCGAGCTCGACGATATCTCCGGCGCGGGCCAGACCGCCGCCGCGCACGACCTGTGCGCCGGCATCCCGAAAAACCGCAAGCAGCACCTGAACGCCGAGCGTTGCGGCCACTACGGGATCTTCTCGGGCCGGCGCTGGCGCGAGGACATCTACCCGCAGCTGCGCGACTTTATCCGCAAGTACCACCAGGCCCCGGTGGCCGTGGCCAGCAAGTAA
- a CDS encoding amino acid aminotransferase, translating into MSLFSAVEMAPRDPILGLNEAFNADTRATKVNLGVGVYFTDEGKIPLLRAVQEAEKARLTTATPRGYLPIEGIAAYDQAVQTLLFGKESPLITEGRVVTAQALGGTGALKIGADFLKRLYPDAKVAISDPSWENHRALFESAGFPVVNYAYYDAPSHGLNFAGMVESLKSFPANTIVVLHACCHNPTGVDLSPEQWKQVVELVKERNLIPFLDMAYQGFADGIDADGAAVRLFADSGLPFFVSSSFSKSFSLYGERVGALSIVTTSKEEAQRVMSQVKRVIRTNYSNPPTHGGTVVATVLNSPELRAMWEEELAEMRDRIKLMRHALVDKLAAKGVPGDFSFVKAQRGMFSYSGLTSAQVDRLRNEHGIYAVSTGRICVAALNSRNIDAVVDAIAAVM; encoded by the coding sequence ATGAGTTTGTTTTCTGCCGTCGAGATGGCCCCGCGCGACCCGATCCTGGGCCTCAACGAAGCCTTCAATGCCGACACCCGCGCGACCAAGGTCAACCTGGGCGTTGGCGTGTACTTCACCGACGAAGGGAAAATCCCGCTGCTGCGCGCCGTCCAGGAGGCAGAAAAAGCCCGTCTGACCACCGCCACCCCGCGCGGCTACCTGCCGATCGAAGGCATCGCGGCCTATGACCAGGCAGTGCAGACGCTGCTGTTCGGCAAGGAATCGCCGCTGATCACGGAAGGCCGCGTGGTGACGGCCCAGGCACTTGGCGGCACCGGCGCGCTGAAGATCGGCGCCGACTTCCTGAAGCGCCTGTACCCGGACGCCAAGGTCGCGATCAGCGACCCGAGCTGGGAAAACCACCGCGCGCTGTTCGAATCCGCCGGCTTTCCTGTGGTCAACTACGCCTACTACGACGCCCCCAGCCACGGCCTGAATTTCGCCGGCATGGTGGAATCGCTGAAGTCGTTCCCGGCCAACACCATCGTCGTGCTGCACGCCTGCTGCCACAACCCGACCGGCGTCGACCTGTCGCCCGAGCAATGGAAGCAGGTGGTGGAACTGGTCAAGGAACGCAACCTGATCCCGTTCCTGGACATGGCCTACCAGGGCTTTGCCGACGGCATCGACGCCGACGGCGCCGCGGTGCGCCTGTTCGCGGACTCGGGCCTGCCGTTCTTCGTGTCGAGCTCGTTCTCGAAGAGCTTCTCGCTGTACGGCGAGCGCGTCGGCGCGCTGTCGATCGTCACCACCAGCAAGGAAGAAGCGCAGCGCGTGATGTCGCAGGTCAAGCGCGTGATCCGCACCAACTATTCCAACCCGCCGACCCACGGCGGCACCGTGGTCGCGACCGTGCTGAACAGCCCGGAACTGCGCGCCATGTGGGAAGAAGAACTGGCCGAAATGCGCGACCGCATCAAGCTGATGCGCCACGCGCTGGTGGACAAGCTGGCCGCCAAGGGCGTGCCGGGCGACTTCTCCTTCGTCAAGGCCCAGCGCGGCATGTTCTCGTACTCGGGCCTGACCTCGGCCCAGGTCGACCGCCTGCGCAACGAGCACGGCATCTACGCCGTCAGCACCGGCCGCATCTGCGTGGCGGCGCTGAACAGCCGCAACATCGATGCGGTGGTCGACGCAATCGCGGCCGTGATGTAA
- the uvrB gene encoding excinuclease ABC subunit UvrB, producing the protein MTNLAEAAPALDEDKFVTFPGSPFQLYQPFPPAGDQPEAIRQLVEGVEDGLSFQTLLGVTGSGKTFTMANVIARMGRPAIVFAPNKTLAAQLYAEFREFFPRNAVEYFVSYYDYYQPEAYVPQRDLFIEKDSSINEHIEQMRLSATKSLLERRDTVIVATVSAIYGIGNPTEYHQMILTLRAGDKISQRDVIARLIAMQYTRNETDFQRGTFRVRGDTIDIFPAEHAEMAVRLEMFDDEVESLHFFDPLTGRVRQKIPRFTVYPSSHYVTPRETVLRAIEAIKDELRERLEFFHKENRLVEAQRLEQRTRFDLEMLSELGFCKGIENYSRHLSGARPGDPPPTLVDYLPPDALMFLDESHVLIGQLNGMYNGDRARKTTLVEYGFRLPSALDNRPLKFDEFERKMRQVMFVSATPAQFEQEHAGQVVEQVVRPTGLVDPVIMVRPATTQVDDLLSEIHVRVEAGERVLVTTLTKRMAEQLTEFLTENGVKVRYLHSDIDTVERVEIIRDLRLGTFDVLVGINLLREGLDIPEVSLVAILDADKEGFLRAERSLIQTIGRAARNVNGTAILYADRMTDSMKKAIDETERRRAKQIAFNEANGITPRGVVKRIKDIIDGVYNVSDARAELQAAQEQARYEEMSEKQVSKEIKRLEKLMLEHARNLEFEQAAQVRDQLAKLKAQVFGASGEGSLPPASPA; encoded by the coding sequence ATGACGAACCTTGCCGAAGCCGCGCCGGCCCTGGACGAAGACAAATTCGTCACATTTCCCGGCTCCCCGTTCCAGCTGTACCAGCCGTTCCCGCCCGCCGGCGACCAGCCCGAGGCAATCCGGCAGCTGGTGGAGGGGGTGGAAGACGGCCTGTCGTTCCAGACCCTGCTGGGCGTCACCGGTTCGGGCAAGACCTTCACCATGGCCAACGTGATCGCCCGCATGGGGCGGCCGGCCATCGTGTTCGCGCCCAACAAGACGCTGGCGGCGCAGCTCTACGCGGAATTCCGCGAGTTCTTCCCGCGCAATGCGGTCGAGTACTTCGTCAGCTACTACGACTACTACCAGCCCGAGGCCTACGTCCCGCAGCGCGACCTGTTTATCGAGAAGGACTCGTCGATCAACGAGCATATCGAGCAGATGCGGCTGTCGGCGACCAAGAGCCTGCTGGAGCGCCGCGACACCGTCATCGTCGCGACCGTGTCGGCGATCTACGGTATCGGTAACCCGACCGAATACCACCAGATGATCCTGACGCTGCGGGCCGGCGACAAGATCAGCCAGCGCGACGTGATCGCGCGGCTGATCGCGATGCAGTACACCCGCAACGAGACCGACTTCCAGCGCGGCACCTTCCGCGTGCGCGGCGACACCATCGACATCTTCCCGGCCGAACACGCCGAGATGGCGGTGCGGCTGGAGATGTTCGACGACGAAGTCGAGTCGCTGCATTTCTTCGATCCGCTGACCGGGCGGGTGCGGCAGAAGATCCCGCGCTTCACGGTCTACCCGTCGAGCCACTACGTGACCCCGCGCGAGACCGTGCTGCGCGCGATCGAGGCGATCAAGGACGAACTGCGCGAGCGGCTCGAGTTCTTCCACAAGGAAAACCGGCTGGTGGAAGCGCAGCGGCTCGAGCAGCGCACGCGCTTCGATCTCGAGATGCTGTCCGAGCTCGGCTTCTGCAAGGGCATCGAGAACTATTCGCGGCACCTGTCCGGCGCGCGCCCCGGCGACCCGCCGCCGACGCTGGTCGACTACCTGCCGCCCGACGCGCTGATGTTCCTGGACGAGTCGCACGTGCTGATCGGCCAGCTCAACGGCATGTACAACGGCGACCGCGCGCGCAAGACCACGCTGGTCGAATATGGCTTCCGGCTGCCGTCGGCGCTGGACAACCGGCCGCTCAAGTTCGATGAGTTTGAGCGCAAGATGCGCCAGGTGATGTTCGTCTCCGCGACGCCGGCACAGTTCGAGCAGGAGCACGCCGGCCAGGTGGTGGAGCAGGTGGTGCGGCCGACCGGGCTGGTCGACCCGGTCATCATGGTGCGCCCGGCGACCACGCAGGTGGATGACCTGCTGTCCGAGATCCATGTCCGGGTCGAGGCCGGCGAGCGCGTGCTGGTGACCACGCTGACCAAGCGCATGGCTGAGCAGCTGACCGAGTTCCTGACCGAGAACGGCGTCAAGGTGCGCTACCTGCACTCGGACATCGATACCGTCGAGCGCGTCGAGATCATCCGCGACCTGCGCCTGGGCACTTTCGATGTGCTGGTGGGGATCAACCTGCTGCGCGAGGGGCTGGACATTCCCGAGGTCTCGCTGGTCGCGATTCTCGACGCCGACAAGGAAGGCTTCCTGCGCGCCGAGCGCTCGCTGATCCAGACCATCGGCCGCGCCGCGCGCAACGTCAACGGCACCGCGATCCTGTACGCGGACCGCATGACCGACTCGATGAAGAAGGCCATCGACGAGACCGAGCGCCGCCGCGCCAAGCAGATCGCCTTCAACGAAGCCAACGGCATCACGCCGCGCGGCGTGGTCAAGCGCATCAAGGACATCATCGACGGCGTCTACAACGTCAGCGACGCCCGCGCCGAGCTGCAGGCCGCGCAGGAGCAGGCCCGCTACGAGGAGATGAGCGAGAAGCAGGTCTCGAAGGAGATCAAGCGGCTGGAGAAGCTCATGCTCGAGCATGCGCGCAACCTGGAGTTCGAACAGGCGGCGCAGGTGCGCGACCAGCTCGCCAAGCTCAAGGCGCAGGTGTTCGGCGCCAGCGGCGAGGGCTCACTGCCGCCTGCCTCGCCTGCCTGA
- a CDS encoding low molecular weight protein-tyrosine-phosphatase: protein MKPYAILMCCMGNICRSPTAEGVLRAKLDAAGLAALVELDSAGTHEYHLGRAPDPRTQRHALQRGYDLSALRARKVGVPDFDRFDLILAMDRENLAGLLKLRPDAGDKVRLLMSFATRHDADEVPDPYYGEGDGFERVLDYIEDACDGLVAELRQRLQHPAG, encoded by the coding sequence ATGAAGCCATACGCCATCCTGATGTGTTGCATGGGGAATATCTGCCGTTCCCCCACGGCCGAGGGCGTGCTGCGCGCCAAGCTCGATGCCGCCGGCCTGGCGGCGCTGGTGGAGCTGGATTCGGCCGGCACCCATGAATACCACCTCGGCCGCGCTCCCGATCCGCGCACCCAGCGCCATGCGCTGCAGCGCGGCTATGACCTGTCGGCGCTGCGCGCGCGCAAGGTCGGCGTGCCGGACTTCGACCGCTTCGACCTGATCCTGGCGATGGACCGCGAGAACCTGGCCGGCCTGCTGAAACTGCGCCCGGATGCCGGCGACAAGGTGCGGCTGCTGATGAGCTTCGCCACCCGCCACGATGCCGACGAGGTGCCGGACCCGTATTACGGCGAAGGCGACGGCTTCGAGCGCGTGCTCGACTACATCGAGGATGCCTGCGACGGCCTGGTGGCCGAGCTGCGCCAGCGCCTGCAGCATCCGGCCGGCTGA